In Oncorhynchus kisutch isolate 150728-3 linkage group LG5, Okis_V2, whole genome shotgun sequence, a genomic segment contains:
- the tnfrsf1b gene encoding tumor necrosis factor receptor superfamily member 1B isoform X1, whose product MISLSKHFMATDVYTLPYTPDSDGSCRNKTAEYYNPDVNLCCSKCTSGTRRKVVCSSTSDTACEPCPSGQYSGTFNYFPKCFRCPKCSADKGLKYVQKCSSTTKTQCACQTGMYCVLDQHPDCKECASYTYCKPGHGVSVEGTTAGQEAGTAESDVECASCPNGTFSDQHSYTQICQHHTDCVSQGRDVLTYGTATTDAVCGPKVNGRLVSILQTTTPPSPLTTMPPSGKVHTTSSLQSMEMSTVPTTLGSKLTSSPSDPRVIAPMEDKSPGVDLWIVAGAIGGVMFLLLIIGTIIYKKAFTKFIRVSSTEDINGNSEKEAIKCLLGKGDCSNVGQAETKQDAIKTWSGSGCSNSLEGLSICPVQSTLPQPSILASTPQPGPQFTSPLASVPLVNVNITVTYPVNIGNELSSRPTSTQIDSPQADPETPLSREEEVYVNMPQRESCKEALTAVQEFGNYV is encoded by the exons atgatcagcctttcaaagcacttcatggctacagac GTGTACACTCTGCCATACACACCAGACTCAGACGGATCCTGCCGCAACAAAACAGCTGAATACTATAACCCAGATGTAAACCTGTGCTGCAGCAAGTGCACTTCTG GGACACGCCGGAAAGTTGTATGCAGCTCTACCTCAGACACGGCGTGTGAACCATGTCCTAGTGGCCAGTACAGCGGGACCTTTAATTACTTCCCAAAATGCTTCAGATGTCCCAAGTGTTCAGCAG ACAAAGGCCTGAAGTATGTCCAGAAGTGCTCCAGCACCACCAAGACCCAGTGTGCGTGCCAGACTGGGATGTACTGCGTACTGGACCAACACCCGGACTGTAAGGAGTGTGCCAGTTATACATACTGCAAGCCTGGTCATGGGGTCTCTGTAGAAGGTACCACAGCTGGACAGGAGGCTG GGACAGCAGAGTCGGATGTGGAATGTGCATCATGCCCCAATGGAACCTTCTCTGACCAGCACTCCTACACCCAGATCTGTCAGCACCACACAGA TTGTGTGTCTCAGGGGAGGGACGTACTGACTTACGGTACAGCCACCACCGATGCGGTGTGTGGACCGAAGGTAAATGGGCGACTGGTCTCCATCCTCCAAACCACCACACCTCCAAGCCCACTGACCACAATGCCACCCTCTGGTAAAGTGCATACCACATCAAGTCTACAGAGCATGGAAATGTCTACAGTACCAACCACCCTGGGCTCAAAGCTGACATCTAGTCCCTCTGATCCACGGGTCATCGCTCCAATGGAAGACAAATCACCAGGCGTCGACCTTTGGATAG TTGCAGGTGCTATCGGAGGTGTTATGTTCCTGCTGCTGATCATAGGCACTATCATTTACAAGAAAG CCTTCACTAAGTTCATACGTGTATCTTCTACAGAAGATATAAATGGAAATTCTGAGAAGGAGGCCATTAAA tgtctgcTGGGGAAAGGAGACTGCAGTAATGTCGGTCAGGCAGAGACCAAGCAGGATGCTATTAAGACCTGGTCAGGCTCTGGGTGCTCCAACAGCCTGGAGGGCCTGTCAATATGCCCCGTCCAGTCCACCCTTCCACAGCCCAGCATCCTGGCCAGCACCCCCCAGCCCGGCCCCCAATTCACCAGCCCTCTGGCATCTGTCCCCCTAGTTAATGTCAACATCACTGTTACCTACCCTGTGAACATAGGAAATGAGTTAAGCTCCAGACCTACCAGCACCCAGATAGACTCACCACAAGCCGACCCCGAGACCCCTTTATcaagggaggaggaggtgtatgTGAACATGCCGCAGCGAGAGAGTTGCAAAGAGGCACTTACGGCAGTACAGGAGTTTGGAAATTATGTATGA
- the miip gene encoding migration and invasion inhibitory protein yields the protein MASTERLSALRERNKDLLMQLRHQTESLLTITGSKGSSENDSNRTVQNNTTKKPGQNKEKSPHTENMVTLIDGDLGTARSALSKPTVQFKERDDTETQTTAPLRTEGEAVESVNVTLCQTSTPYLVTGTKLKPGQATEHSTVYTGFLQDQGKGRPATLVRSLDISRPYTRPIYYNQENEQRELGKFTFQSSGLEQTSASDRQRLQPLLGYDWIAGIVDAENSLTEHSEQFFSDLRTFRQVNRDECVHSQQAGLSEEDLSPPPLSIEKEDQQHTMDTHQCTFCYRINSRLFPTPLDSQESCPVCKKPKYKIPHTAAEPAFIRVSIPRSTLLPAYKYKAHRRCSFDPSDSLGLPSHCLSGWSNTVPSTGPQLSSLDLRSSVDTKAASCGIPSAQPQSKKFLDFSVSRVSGSQRSDQLLDMSRLARYRFQRLPTANHTARPTLCSDNLTAL from the exons ATGGCCTCGACCGAACGGTTGAGTGCATTGCGAGAGCGCAACAAAGACTTGTTGATGCAATTGAGGCACCAAACCGAAAGTTTGTTGACTATCACCGGCTCCAAAGGAAGCTCGGAGAATGATTCAAACCGGACAGTACAAAACAACACAACGAAAAAGCCAGGTCAGAATAAAGAAAAAAGTCCCCATACAGAGAACATGGTGACCCTGATAGATGGTGACTTAGGCACTGCTAGGTCTGCTCTCAGCAAACCTACTGTACAGTTCAAGGAGAGAGACGACACGGAAACACAGACAACAGCACCACTGAGAACTGAAG GTGAGGCAGTGGAATCTGTGAATGTCACCCTCTGTCAGACCTCTACACCATACCTTGTCACGGGAACCAAGCTTAAACCAGGCCAAGCTACAGAACACTCTACTGTTTACACAGGATTTCTTCAAGACCAAGGCAAAGGCCGTCCTGCAACTCTTGTCAGATCACTGGATATTAGTAGGCCCTATACCAGGCCTATTTACTATAATCAGGAGAATGAACAG AGGGAGCTGGGTAAATTCACATTCCAATCCTCTGGACTGGAGCAAACATCAGCCTCCGACAGACAGCGTCTGCAGCCTTTACTGGGCTATGACTGGATAGCAG GGATTGTGGATGCAGAAAACTCCTTGACGGAGCACTCGGAGCAGTTCTTCAGTGATCTGCGCACTTTCCGCCAGGTCAACAGAGATGAGTGTGTCCACAGCCAACAAGCAGG ATTATCTGAAGAGGACCTTTCACCCCCACCATTGTCAATAGAGAAGGAAGACCAACAGCACACCATGGACACTCACCAGT GTACGTTCTGTTACAGAATCAACAGCCGACTGTTCCCAACCCCATTGGATTCTCAGGAGTCATGCCCTGTGTGTAAGAAGCCCAAATACAAAATCCCCCACACTGCGGCTGAGCCAGCCTTTATCAG GGTCAGCATCCCGCGCTCCACACTGTTGCCAGCATACAAGTACAAAGCCCATCGGAGGTGTAGCTTCGACCCCTCCGACAGCCTGGGTTTACCATCG CACTGTCTGTCAGGCTGGTCTAACACAGTCCCCAGCACTGGGCCCCAGCTCAGCAGCCTGGATCTGAGGAGCTCTGTGGACACGAAGGCGGCAAGCTGTGGCATCCCCTCTGCACAGCCACAGTCTAAGAAGTTTCTG gATTTCTCAGTGTCCAGAGTGTCTGGCAGTCAGCGTTCCGACCAGCTGCTTGACATGTCTCGTTTGGCCCGCTACCGTTTCCAGCGCCTGCCAACGGCAAACCACACAGCCCGTCCTACCCTGTGTTCTGACAACCTAACAGCACTATAA
- the tnfrsf1b gene encoding tumor necrosis factor receptor superfamily member 1B isoform X2 codes for MILRTVSGVLTVRIFLAIMVQPVENMVYTLPYTPDSDGSCRNKTAEYYNPDVNLCCSKCTSGTRRKVVCSSTSDTACEPCPSGQYSGTFNYFPKCFRCPKCSADKGLKYVQKCSSTTKTQCACQTGMYCVLDQHPDCKECASYTYCKPGHGVSVEGTTAGQEAGTAESDVECASCPNGTFSDQHSYTQICQHHTDCVSQGRDVLTYGTATTDAVCGPKVNGRLVSILQTTTPPSPLTTMPPSGKVHTTSSLQSMEMSTVPTTLGSKLTSSPSDPRVIAPMEDKSPGVDLWIVAGAIGGVMFLLLIIGTIIYKKAFTKFIRVSSTEDINGNSEKEAIKCLLGKGDCSNVGQAETKQDAIKTWSGSGCSNSLEGLSICPVQSTLPQPSILASTPQPGPQFTSPLASVPLVNVNITVTYPVNIGNELSSRPTSTQIDSPQADPETPLSREEEVYVNMPQRESCKEALTAVQEFGNYV; via the exons ATGATACTGAGGACTGTAAGTGGCGTTCTTACAGTAAGGATTTTTCTAGCCATCATGGTGCAGCCTGTTGAGAACATG GTGTACACTCTGCCATACACACCAGACTCAGACGGATCCTGCCGCAACAAAACAGCTGAATACTATAACCCAGATGTAAACCTGTGCTGCAGCAAGTGCACTTCTG GGACACGCCGGAAAGTTGTATGCAGCTCTACCTCAGACACGGCGTGTGAACCATGTCCTAGTGGCCAGTACAGCGGGACCTTTAATTACTTCCCAAAATGCTTCAGATGTCCCAAGTGTTCAGCAG ACAAAGGCCTGAAGTATGTCCAGAAGTGCTCCAGCACCACCAAGACCCAGTGTGCGTGCCAGACTGGGATGTACTGCGTACTGGACCAACACCCGGACTGTAAGGAGTGTGCCAGTTATACATACTGCAAGCCTGGTCATGGGGTCTCTGTAGAAGGTACCACAGCTGGACAGGAGGCTG GGACAGCAGAGTCGGATGTGGAATGTGCATCATGCCCCAATGGAACCTTCTCTGACCAGCACTCCTACACCCAGATCTGTCAGCACCACACAGA TTGTGTGTCTCAGGGGAGGGACGTACTGACTTACGGTACAGCCACCACCGATGCGGTGTGTGGACCGAAGGTAAATGGGCGACTGGTCTCCATCCTCCAAACCACCACACCTCCAAGCCCACTGACCACAATGCCACCCTCTGGTAAAGTGCATACCACATCAAGTCTACAGAGCATGGAAATGTCTACAGTACCAACCACCCTGGGCTCAAAGCTGACATCTAGTCCCTCTGATCCACGGGTCATCGCTCCAATGGAAGACAAATCACCAGGCGTCGACCTTTGGATAG TTGCAGGTGCTATCGGAGGTGTTATGTTCCTGCTGCTGATCATAGGCACTATCATTTACAAGAAAG CCTTCACTAAGTTCATACGTGTATCTTCTACAGAAGATATAAATGGAAATTCTGAGAAGGAGGCCATTAAA tgtctgcTGGGGAAAGGAGACTGCAGTAATGTCGGTCAGGCAGAGACCAAGCAGGATGCTATTAAGACCTGGTCAGGCTCTGGGTGCTCCAACAGCCTGGAGGGCCTGTCAATATGCCCCGTCCAGTCCACCCTTCCACAGCCCAGCATCCTGGCCAGCACCCCCCAGCCCGGCCCCCAATTCACCAGCCCTCTGGCATCTGTCCCCCTAGTTAATGTCAACATCACTGTTACCTACCCTGTGAACATAGGAAATGAGTTAAGCTCCAGACCTACCAGCACCCAGATAGACTCACCACAAGCCGACCCCGAGACCCCTTTATcaagggaggaggaggtgtatgTGAACATGCCGCAGCGAGAGAGTTGCAAAGAGGCACTTACGGCAGTACAGGAGTTTGGAAATTATGTATGA